From Saprospiraceae bacterium, one genomic window encodes:
- a CDS encoding diacylglycerol kinase family protein: MKFSIKKFFSSVKYAFSGLVQALHSEQNTRIHLLASALVIVASWYFELSKIEWCIVIFCIGLVWSAEIFNTAIEKLSDVVSQDYHPKIKVVKDLSAAAVFIASLTTLMVGSIIFYQKIF; this comes from the coding sequence TTGAAATTTTCCATCAAGAAATTTTTTTCAAGCGTAAAATATGCCTTCTCCGGATTGGTACAGGCTTTACACTCAGAGCAGAATACAAGAATTCATTTACTGGCCAGTGCATTGGTCATTGTAGCATCTTGGTATTTTGAATTGAGTAAAATAGAGTGGTGCATTGTCATCTTTTGCATCGGATTGGTTTGGTCTGCTGAGATTTTTAATACAGCCATTGAAAAATTATCCGATGTCGTTTCTCAGGACTACCACCCTAAAATTAAGGTGGTAAAGGACCTTTCTGCTGCCGCCGTCTTCATTGCTTCATTAACCACCCTGATGGTGGGTTCGATAATATTCTATCAAAAAATATTTTAA
- the lptB gene encoding LPS export ABC transporter ATP-binding protein, with product MLLRTTELIKKYGARTVVNGVSIEVSQGEIVGLLGPNGAGKTTTFYMIVGFITPNEGKVFLDDQEITTDAMYMRARKGLGYLPQEPSVFRKLSVEDNIKAILEMSQLSKQEQRDKLENLIDEFALHKVRKNSGDSLSGGERRRTEIARALASNPKFILLDEPFAGIDPIAVEDIQSIVEKLKEKNIGILITDHNVQETLSITDRAYLIFEGRILMSGTAEELSEDERVRKVYLGQNFELKRRRN from the coding sequence ATGCTCTTGCGGACAACAGAATTAATCAAAAAGTATGGCGCCAGGACGGTGGTCAATGGAGTATCCATTGAAGTATCACAAGGAGAAATTGTTGGACTACTTGGTCCCAATGGCGCTGGGAAGACCACCACGTTTTATATGATTGTTGGTTTTATTACTCCCAATGAAGGCAAGGTCTTTTTGGATGATCAAGAGATCACTACGGACGCAATGTACATGCGTGCGCGCAAGGGACTTGGATACCTCCCTCAGGAACCTTCTGTCTTTCGGAAATTGAGTGTCGAAGACAATATAAAAGCCATCCTTGAGATGAGCCAATTGAGTAAGCAGGAGCAAAGAGACAAGCTAGAAAACCTGATCGACGAATTTGCATTGCACAAAGTAAGAAAGAATTCAGGTGACTCATTGTCCGGAGGTGAGCGAAGGCGCACAGAAATCGCACGGGCTCTTGCTTCAAATCCCAAATTCATTCTGCTCGACGAGCCTTTCGCAGGAATCGATCCCATTGCTGTTGAGGATATTCAATCCATTGTTGAAAAACTAAAAGAAAAAAACATTGGAATTTTAATTACTGACCACAATGTCCAGGAAACTTTGTCCATAACAGATCGGGCCTATTTGATTTTTGAAGGTAGAATTCTAATGAGTGGTACAGCCGAGGAACTCTCTGAGGATGAAAGAGTCAGAAAGGTGTATCTTGGTCAAAATTTTGAGTTGAAAAGAAGGAGAAATTGA
- a CDS encoding Ig-like domain-containing protein has translation MGKRRGRAIAFYYFAFLCFTFLLLVMMSSCARQEGLQGGPKDTEAPQVVWSKSSPNLQTGSKPREIKLTFNEWISLNNIQGQHHFTPSLDYKPEFKLKGKTLWIQLDEKEELKDSTTYLFFPGESIQDITEKNLAKNIQFVFSTGDHIDSLWIEGYVINALELNPVKDAIVGLYFNLADTAFRKTKPDFLIKTDDQGYFKISYLKPGRYALYALKDNNQNNYFDLASEEFAFLPQAIDLRKDSTRSYKLLISANSPTVRISQKEIQSGLVKIKFTGTVNNLIWQTKEQDKTFWVHDGDSLMIWYESKDTLTGFLSYDDQLDTIFLPPSEWNKNIKDGFAFKIKRFILKPDEPFILEAPYPIKNIVQSKIKMSSHTEFLTMKDSMKPNVILVQFRGVMNEPIAIEYEDGFVELINGEINRQDSIVIRKINKESLSGLNLKVDQFESGKKYILRLIKGKTMIQQEFIHSDGTPKEFKYTYLDPGKYMLQIIEDSNGNGVWDPGDLDKKLQPETVRLYELEELRPDWDVEQTIKMD, from the coding sequence ATGGGAAAACGAAGAGGCAGAGCTATTGCGTTTTATTATTTTGCATTTCTTTGTTTTACATTTCTCTTATTGGTGATGATGTCATCATGTGCCAGACAGGAAGGTCTTCAAGGAGGTCCTAAGGATACTGAAGCGCCACAGGTTGTATGGAGTAAGTCTAGTCCCAATTTACAAACAGGATCCAAACCCAGAGAAATTAAATTGACATTTAATGAGTGGATCAGTTTGAACAATATTCAAGGACAGCATCATTTTACACCCAGTCTGGATTATAAACCTGAATTTAAATTGAAAGGAAAAACCTTGTGGATTCAATTGGATGAAAAAGAAGAACTAAAAGATTCCACTACCTATTTGTTTTTTCCCGGAGAATCCATCCAGGACATCACTGAAAAAAATCTTGCAAAAAATATCCAATTCGTGTTTTCCACTGGAGACCACATTGATTCTTTGTGGATAGAGGGTTATGTGATCAATGCATTGGAATTAAACCCAGTCAAAGATGCGATCGTGGGATTGTATTTTAATCTGGCGGATACCGCATTTAGAAAAACAAAACCAGACTTCCTGATCAAAACAGACGATCAGGGATATTTCAAGATTTCTTATTTAAAACCCGGCCGCTATGCACTCTACGCACTAAAAGACAACAATCAAAACAATTATTTCGATTTGGCTTCGGAGGAATTTGCTTTTTTACCCCAGGCCATTGATTTGAGAAAAGATAGTACCCGGAGTTACAAACTTTTGATCTCAGCAAATTCTCCCACTGTTCGGATCTCTCAAAAAGAAATCCAATCAGGTCTGGTCAAAATTAAATTTACCGGAACTGTAAACAATCTAATATGGCAGACCAAAGAGCAGGATAAAACCTTTTGGGTACACGATGGGGATAGCTTGATGATTTGGTACGAATCCAAGGATACATTGACAGGTTTTTTATCTTATGATGACCAATTGGATACCATCTTTTTACCTCCTTCAGAATGGAATAAAAACATAAAGGATGGTTTTGCTTTTAAGATCAAGCGATTTATTTTAAAACCGGATGAGCCGTTCATTTTAGAGGCTCCTTATCCTATTAAAAATATTGTGCAGAGCAAAATTAAAATGTCATCGCACACCGAATTTTTGACGATGAAAGATTCCATGAAACCCAATGTTATCCTGGTTCAATTCAGGGGAGTAATGAATGAACCTATTGCAATAGAATATGAGGATGGATTTGTAGAACTTATCAACGGGGAAATCAACAGACAGGATAGCATTGTGATTCGAAAAATAAACAAGGAAAGTTTATCCGGTTTAAATCTAAAAGTTGATCAATTTGAAAGTGGAAAAAAGTATATTTTGCGTTTGATAAAAGGTAAAACGATGATTCAACAGGAATTTATTCATTCTGATGGAACACCGAAAGAATTTAAATATACGTATTTGGATCCAGGCAAATATATGCTGCAGATTATAGAAGACTCCAATGGCAACGGGGTATGGGATCCCGGAGATTTGGATAAAAAATTACAACCAGAGACAGTAAGATTGTATGAACTGGAGGAACTTCGTCCAGACTGGGATGTGGAACAAACAATAAAAATGGACTAA
- a CDS encoding 2,3-bisphosphoglycerate-independent phosphoglycerate mutase, translating to MKKSMLVILDGWGIGLIPEADAIAQAQTPFYDQLLLEHPHSKLISFGPSVGLPEGQFGNSEVGHIHLGAGRVVWQDLGRISRSIEDQSILQNKTILELVDYCLGQRKDLHLIGLLSDGGVHSHIDHLYGMLEALERLGLKKIFIHAILDGRDTDPRAGIKYVKELQHFLESKNSTLVSLIGRYYAMDRDKRWERSKLAFDLYTKGIGNLSDDLLASLQKSYQDGITDEFVKPIILKSSFDHLEYIKDRDAVFCLNFRTDRLRQLTTALTQTSLPDYNTHPLDLYYVTMTPYDERYKNVRVVFEKENIRETLGEMISRFGGKQLRIAETEKYPHVSYFLSGGREQAFAGERRILVPSPKVATYDLQPQMSAEEVTDALLQDMLTNPTEFVCINYANTDMVGHTGVFKAVVGAAETVDRCLRRLIPQAVSLGYQILILADHGNGELMLNPDGSPHTAHTSNFVPCILICDRKDIQLKDGKLSDIAPTILELMNLPVPSAMTGESLLTKNGA from the coding sequence ATGAAAAAATCAATGCTTGTCATTTTGGATGGTTGGGGCATTGGACTAATTCCCGAGGCCGACGCGATTGCTCAGGCGCAAACCCCTTTTTATGACCAGTTGCTATTGGAGCATCCACATTCTAAATTAATCAGTTTTGGTCCTTCTGTAGGTCTTCCCGAAGGCCAGTTTGGAAATTCTGAGGTAGGACATATTCATCTTGGTGCAGGTAGAGTGGTTTGGCAAGATCTCGGCAGAATCAGTCGTTCTATAGAGGATCAGAGCATCCTTCAAAACAAGACCATTCTTGAACTGGTGGATTATTGTCTTGGGCAAAGAAAAGATTTGCATTTAATAGGCCTTTTGTCTGACGGTGGTGTCCACAGCCATATCGATCATTTATATGGAATGCTGGAGGCCCTTGAGAGACTTGGTCTTAAGAAGATATTCATTCATGCAATTCTCGATGGGAGGGACACAGATCCCAGAGCTGGTATCAAATATGTGAAAGAACTGCAACATTTTTTAGAGAGCAAAAATTCGACCCTCGTCAGCTTAATTGGCCGGTATTATGCCATGGATCGCGATAAAAGGTGGGAGCGAAGCAAACTGGCGTTTGATTTGTATACAAAAGGTATTGGAAATCTATCAGATGATTTATTGGCAAGTCTTCAGAAGAGCTATCAGGATGGCATCACAGATGAATTTGTAAAGCCCATTATTCTAAAATCCTCTTTTGATCATTTGGAGTACATAAAAGATAGAGATGCGGTGTTTTGTTTAAATTTCAGAACGGATCGATTAAGACAATTGACGACTGCATTAACCCAAACTTCTTTACCCGATTATAACACCCATCCTCTTGATTTGTATTATGTCACCATGACTCCTTACGATGAGCGCTATAAAAACGTTAGAGTGGTTTTTGAGAAAGAAAACATCAGGGAAACTTTAGGAGAGATGATCTCGCGTTTTGGTGGAAAACAATTGAGGATTGCAGAAACAGAGAAATACCCCCATGTCAGTTATTTTTTAAGTGGAGGACGTGAGCAAGCATTTGCAGGTGAAAGAAGAATTCTCGTTCCTTCACCCAAAGTAGCTACCTATGATCTACAACCACAGATGTCGGCTGAAGAAGTCACCGATGCCTTGTTACAGGATATGCTGACGAATCCCACCGAATTTGTCTGCATCAACTATGCGAACACAGACATGGTGGGTCACACCGGTGTATTTAAGGCGGTTGTGGGTGCCGCAGAAACCGTGGATCGCTGTCTTCGCAGATTGATCCCACAGGCAGTTTCACTGGGGTACCAAATCTTAATATTGGCTGATCATGGAAATGGAGAACTGATGTTGAATCCGGACGGAAGTCCCCATACAGCACATACTTCCAATTTTGTTCCCTGCATTTTGATTTGTGATCGAAAAGACATCCAACTCAAAGATGGAAAACTCTCAGATATTGCCCCCACCATATTGGAGCTTATGAACTTGCCGGTTCCTTCAGCAATGACCGGTGAATCTTTGTTAACGAAGAATGGAGCATAA
- a CDS encoding DUF4783 domain-containing protein has translation MNKFSVFLYWLLPLLSFAQTRHPAFDAFSKSDPSGLSNLLNSKVEYCYNGKIAYLDKYEATKALGLFMTNNPPKSVNALHRGASKSNESQYQIAQYLSTNGKSFRIMIYAEENASTNGIREIKIDPQ, from the coding sequence ATGAACAAATTTTCTGTTTTCCTTTACTGGCTACTCCCGCTTCTGAGCTTCGCCCAAACCAGGCATCCCGCCTTTGATGCATTTTCCAAATCCGACCCCTCAGGACTCTCCAATTTATTAAACTCCAAAGTGGAGTATTGTTACAACGGAAAAATTGCTTATCTTGATAAATATGAAGCTACCAAGGCTTTGGGCTTATTTATGACCAATAATCCTCCCAAAAGTGTCAATGCACTCCACAGAGGTGCCTCAAAATCCAATGAATCCCAGTATCAGATCGCCCAATACCTTAGCACCAACGGCAAATCCTTCCGAATCATGATTTATGCTGAAGAAAATGCCTCGACCAATGGTATTCGGGAAATCAAAATTGATCCCCAATAA
- a CDS encoding fumarylacetoacetate hydrolase family protein yields MTFYCIGRNYVEHAKELNNPVPKEPLIFCKPSTAALKDNKAFYIPDFSQNIHHEVEILLRIGRSGKKIKESEGMSMVSHIGLGIDFTARDIQDRCKSLGHPWEIAKAFDHSAVVGDWIPLSEIPDGPIHFVLQKNKIPVQKGSSINMIFNFSQLISAISQYFTLLQGDVIFTGTPEGVGQVQTGDLLEGYIGERRMFWTEIK; encoded by the coding sequence ATGACATTTTATTGTATTGGTAGAAATTATGTCGAACACGCCAAAGAGCTAAATAACCCTGTGCCGAAAGAACCTCTCATTTTTTGCAAACCTTCCACCGCAGCACTTAAGGACAACAAGGCTTTTTATATCCCCGACTTTAGTCAGAATATTCACCACGAAGTGGAAATTCTACTGCGTATTGGAAGAAGTGGCAAAAAAATTAAGGAATCAGAAGGGATGAGTATGGTCAGTCATATTGGATTGGGTATTGATTTTACTGCGAGGGACATTCAGGATCGCTGTAAATCACTGGGACATCCATGGGAGATCGCTAAAGCGTTTGATCATTCTGCGGTGGTGGGTGATTGGATTCCGCTGTCGGAGATACCAGATGGACCCATTCACTTTGTTTTGCAAAAGAATAAAATACCCGTTCAGAAAGGTAGTTCAATAAATATGATTTTTAATTTTAGCCAGCTTATTTCAGCCATCAGTCAATATTTTACTTTGCTTCAGGGAGATGTTATTTTTACAGGTACTCCTGAGGGTGTAGGCCAGGTGCAAACCGGAGATTTATTGGAGGGTTATATTGGTGAGCGCAGGATGTTTTGGACTGAAATCAAGTAA
- the trpS gene encoding tryptophan--tRNA ligase, which yields MNQKVILSGIQPTGNLHLGRYFGAVQNWVRLQSDYECVYSIVNYHAMTMPYQPAKLRENVWELCFNLLACGIKPENLSIQSMIPEHTELGWIMGCMCSFGELSRMVQFKDKSEQVKEKDKDLFISSGLFTYPVLQAADILIYRADFVPVGKDQDQHLELTRNIATRFNKVVGKDYFVLPETIYTNTPKILSTADPSRKMSASAGDKHNINLFAPVDQIRKQIKSAVTDSGDHSTKMAAGVENLFLILKACDKEQIYQELLQTYQDGNLAYSHLKEAVADAIIEMVGPIQAKKEQIVQNKKAVKEQIKDSSATIRKRAQQTLKEVKELCGLL from the coding sequence GTGAACCAAAAAGTAATTTTATCAGGGATCCAACCCACGGGGAATCTTCATTTGGGCAGATATTTTGGTGCGGTTCAAAATTGGGTGAGATTACAGTCTGACTATGAATGTGTGTATAGCATTGTCAACTACCACGCGATGACCATGCCCTACCAACCCGCCAAATTGAGAGAGAATGTCTGGGAGCTCTGCTTTAATCTGCTCGCTTGTGGTATTAAGCCTGAAAACCTCTCTATTCAATCCATGATACCTGAACATACCGAACTGGGATGGATCATGGGATGTATGTGTAGTTTTGGTGAATTGAGCAGAATGGTTCAGTTTAAAGATAAATCGGAACAAGTCAAAGAAAAAGACAAGGATCTTTTTATTTCTTCCGGCCTATTCACCTACCCGGTTTTGCAAGCTGCGGATATTCTGATTTACAGAGCAGATTTTGTACCGGTGGGCAAGGATCAGGACCAACACCTCGAACTCACCAGAAACATTGCGACCAGATTTAACAAAGTTGTTGGTAAGGATTATTTTGTGCTGCCTGAGACCATTTACACCAATACCCCAAAGATCCTATCCACAGCCGATCCATCCAGGAAAATGAGTGCAAGTGCCGGTGACAAGCACAACATCAATCTCTTTGCTCCGGTGGACCAAATTAGAAAACAAATTAAATCTGCCGTAACGGACTCCGGAGATCATTCTACCAAAATGGCAGCAGGAGTTGAAAACTTGTTTTTGATTCTTAAAGCTTGTGATAAGGAGCAAATTTATCAGGAATTGCTGCAGACGTATCAGGACGGAAATTTAGCATACAGTCATTTGAAAGAGGCTGTTGCGGATGCAATTATTGAAATGGTGGGACCGATTCAAGCAAAAAAGGAACAAATTGTGCAGAACAAGAAGGCGGTCAAAGAGCAAATTAAAGACTCTTCTGCCACGATCCGCAAGCGGGCTCAACAAACTTTAAAAGAAGTCAAAGAACTTTGTGGTCTTTTATAA
- a CDS encoding RidA family protein has product MRKVIYTPKAPKPIGPYSQAIMIGHTLYVSGQIALDPSTNELVSGSIETETHRVLDNIAAILEAAGMDFSHVAKCSVFVKDILQFSRINAVYATYFPSEGAPARELVEVVALPRGVQVEISCIAYK; this is encoded by the coding sequence ATGAGGAAAGTCATTTATACTCCAAAAGCCCCAAAACCAATTGGACCATACAGCCAGGCAATCATGATAGGACATACTTTGTATGTTTCAGGTCAAATTGCTTTGGACCCATCCACCAATGAATTGGTCTCGGGATCCATTGAAACAGAAACACACCGGGTTTTGGACAATATTGCCGCCATTTTGGAAGCGGCCGGTATGGATTTTTCCCATGTTGCCAAGTGCAGTGTTTTTGTCAAAGACATTTTGCAATTTAGCAGAATCAACGCGGTTTATGCCACCTATTTTCCAAGCGAAGGAGCACCTGCAAGGGAATTGGTAGAAGTAGTTGCTTTGCCCCGGGGTGTCCAGGTAGAAATTTCCTGTATTGCCTACAAATAA
- the rpmF gene encoding 50S ribosomal protein L32 — MPNPKWRHSKTRKRKRRTHYKAETPQLAVCKKTGATHIMHHAHWHDGNLIYKGHILVKGAEEVTAEA, encoded by the coding sequence ATGCCAAATCCAAAATGGCGACATTCGAAAACTCGCAAAAGAAAAAGGAGAACGCATTACAAGGCGGAGACTCCCCAGCTGGCTGTCTGCAAAAAGACGGGTGCCACTCATATTATGCATCACGCACATTGGCATGATGGAAATTTGATTTACAAAGGGCATATCCTGGTCAAGGGAGCTGAAGAAGTTACGGCGGAAGCATAA
- a CDS encoding DUF177 domain-containing protein, whose translation MPFLKQFVIPLKGLLDGQHQYQFRLDKEFFIHFESSPIQESDIVVSIDLDKHLDLMTVRMTITGWVKETCDRCLAEIKLPVSRIYDLVIKKSEGESEDPDLILLNPEAHEFSFASLLYEYACLAVPLSKVFACEEVDPKPCNEDVLKYIKAESDSQKDDSVWDVLKNIKNN comes from the coding sequence ATGCCTTTTCTCAAACAGTTTGTCATTCCTCTGAAAGGCCTTCTGGATGGTCAGCACCAATATCAGTTTCGCTTGGACAAGGAGTTTTTTATTCATTTTGAATCCAGTCCAATTCAGGAAAGTGATATAGTAGTCAGTATTGATTTGGATAAACATTTGGATTTGATGACAGTAAGAATGACTATTACAGGATGGGTCAAAGAAACTTGTGATCGTTGTTTGGCTGAAATCAAACTTCCGGTGTCGAGGATTTATGACTTAGTAATTAAAAAAAGTGAAGGAGAATCTGAAGATCCGGATTTGATTCTTCTTAACCCTGAGGCGCATGAATTTTCATTTGCCTCACTGCTTTATGAATATGCGTGTTTGGCTGTACCACTGAGCAAAGTATTTGCCTGTGAGGAGGTAGATCCGAAACCATGCAATGAAGATGTCTTAAAATATATCAAAGCCGAATCTGATTCACAAAAGGATGATTCGGTTTGGGATGTTTTGAAAAATATTAAAAACAATTAA
- a CDS encoding 30S ribosomal protein THX produces the protein MNVSKIWIAKVRIFILLQAFYSLNTTFAAKLKQKFMGRGDKRTAKGKRTRASYGNSRPKKIKSAPSLKKA, from the coding sequence ATGAACGTTTCCAAAATTTGGATCGCAAAGGTAAGAATATTTATTTTATTACAAGCTTTTTATTCATTAAATACTACCTTTGCGGCCAAACTTAAACAAAAATTTATGGGCAGAGGAGACAAAAGAACCGCCAAAGGAAAAAGAACAAGGGCTTCTTATGGCAACAGCAGACCAAAAAAAATCAAGTCGGCACCAAGCTTAAAGAAAGCTTAA
- a CDS encoding PASTA domain-containing protein gives MNHKSKDSFSFSDLFAFFKSRLFRYTLLRMFVFLIILWTLTSFGLKIYTNHGQRVKLSSFTGVKIEKVEKLAYAQGFEIVIADSIHLSGVEGGVVQSQVPPAGSLVKRGRKIYLTTSRYNPDKVDSEVLFSSYGKKYEHKKAELYNLYALKSKLIAAEYDPGPPGHILKIYYKGELVVDKNVQKAGIQIAKGDTLDMIVSSLSGGSIDIPDLVCKDYTEVLFILDAAGLKIGEVNHLEDDVFLDSAIVTSQTPAFHPGQQIKMGEKINISISNARPENCD, from the coding sequence ATGAATCATAAATCTAAAGATTCCTTTTCTTTTTCTGACCTGTTTGCTTTTTTCAAAAGCAGACTGTTTCGGTACACCCTGCTCCGTATGTTTGTTTTTTTGATCATCCTTTGGACATTGACCAGTTTTGGATTAAAAATCTATACAAACCATGGCCAGAGGGTTAAACTTTCAAGTTTTACAGGTGTAAAAATTGAAAAAGTGGAAAAACTGGCCTATGCTCAGGGATTCGAGATCGTTATTGCCGACTCAATCCATCTTTCAGGCGTTGAGGGTGGTGTGGTGCAATCTCAAGTTCCTCCAGCTGGATCTTTGGTAAAGCGAGGGAGAAAAATTTATTTGACAACCAGCAGATACAATCCCGATAAAGTAGATTCGGAAGTTTTGTTTTCAAGCTATGGAAAAAAGTACGAACATAAAAAAGCAGAATTGTATAATCTGTATGCTCTAAAATCAAAATTGATTGCGGCAGAATACGACCCCGGACCACCTGGTCACATTCTTAAAATATATTACAAAGGTGAATTGGTCGTGGACAAAAATGTTCAAAAAGCAGGAATTCAGATCGCTAAAGGAGATACCCTGGATATGATTGTTTCCAGTTTATCGGGTGGATCTATAGATATCCCGGATTTGGTATGTAAAGATTATACTGAGGTCTTGTTTATACTTGATGCAGCAGGATTAAAAATTGGCGAAGTGAATCATTTAGAAGATGATGTTTTCCTGGACTCCGCCATAGTGACCAGCCAAACACCAGCCTTTCATCCAGGCCAGCAAATTAAAATGGGTGAAAAAATAAATATAAGCATTAGCAATGCCCGGCCGGAAAATTGCGACTAA
- a CDS encoding rhodanese-like domain-containing protein — translation MEDITTAELSLRLQNGEKPFLIDVREDYEHQEFNIGGDLAPLQTVFQSKIQELAGREDEEIIVYCRSGNRSGMAKYLLVQAGFKNVRNLLGGMNAWLDQQNAV, via the coding sequence ATGGAGGATATTACAACAGCTGAATTGAGTCTCAGATTACAAAATGGAGAAAAACCCTTCCTGATTGACGTTCGCGAAGATTACGAACATCAGGAATTCAACATTGGGGGAGATCTGGCCCCTTTGCAGACAGTTTTCCAATCCAAAATTCAGGAATTGGCCGGCCGCGAAGATGAAGAAATCATTGTTTATTGCAGAAGTGGCAATAGAAGCGGAATGGCAAAATACTTGTTGGTACAGGCTGGATTTAAAAACGTCAGAAATTTGTTGGGTGGAATGAATGCTTGGCTAGATCAGCAAAATGCCGTTTGA
- a CDS encoding DUF4294 domain-containing protein → MIRFFLTIFMILFSVLLMAQYTEYTTIVDGEEVKILVREGDTIVVAELERISVVVPKEFDYEDERVRYARYRRFAAVVYPYAVQGIRLYKQLEKISEGKSRRDKKKLYKEIEKRLEDEFEKPLKNLSRTQGLILTKMMERALDKSFFNIIKEFKGSWSAAYYNQFSKIYGYNLKEKYIYGQDEVMDAVLEDFDVMKDIE, encoded by the coding sequence TTGATTCGATTTTTCCTGACAATTTTTATGATTTTGTTCTCTGTACTTCTAATGGCACAGTACACAGAATACACGACCATCGTTGATGGAGAAGAGGTCAAAATTTTGGTGAGAGAGGGTGATACCATTGTGGTAGCCGAGTTGGAAAGGATATCGGTGGTTGTTCCCAAAGAATTTGATTATGAAGACGAACGAGTAAGATATGCAAGGTACCGCAGATTTGCAGCAGTTGTTTATCCTTATGCAGTCCAGGGTATCCGTTTGTACAAACAGTTGGAAAAGATCTCTGAGGGAAAATCCAGAAGGGATAAGAAAAAATTGTACAAGGAAATAGAAAAAAGACTGGAGGATGAGTTCGAAAAACCACTTAAAAACCTGAGTCGCACACAAGGGTTGATTCTGACCAAAATGATGGAAAGGGCTTTGGATAAATCATTTTTCAATATCATCAAAGAGTTTAAGGGAAGTTGGAGTGCCGCTTATTACAATCAATTCAGCAAAATATACGGCTACAATCTTAAGGAAAAATATATTTACGGGCAAGATGAAGTCATGGATGCTGTTTTGGAAGATTTTGATGTGATGAAAGACATAGAATAA
- a CDS encoding diphosphomevalonate decarboxylase: protein MENQIIWRSPSNIAIVKYWGKFPQQIPMNPSLSFTLDRCYTETELSYRTNGSGAIDFFYEGKLNEAFGNRIKKYIGSLGLGFLDHLDLEIQSRNTFPHSAGIASSASAMSALALCLCSLENILFDLHQNECDFKTRSSFLARMGSGSACRSIYPKASLWGSVPSIPFSSDSYGIDWSGELAPSFQTVNDWIFIVSAEVKSVSSSHGHQLMERHVYRSNRIIQANENLIRLVKSLKEGDWTSFIEICEEEALSLHGLMMSSRPSYLLLQPESIRMIQSIRQFRNDSKIPLAFTIDAGPNIHLLFDPVYESQVIEFIEREWPAYINNDLILKDKMGGGPIKMK from the coding sequence ATGGAAAATCAAATTATTTGGAGAAGTCCTTCCAATATTGCAATTGTCAAGTATTGGGGTAAATTTCCCCAACAGATTCCGATGAATCCATCCCTCAGTTTTACACTGGACCGCTGTTACACTGAAACAGAGTTAAGCTATCGAACGAATGGGAGTGGCGCAATTGATTTTTTTTACGAGGGAAAATTAAATGAAGCCTTTGGCAATAGGATAAAAAAATACATTGGGAGTTTGGGATTAGGTTTTCTTGACCATTTGGATTTGGAAATTCAAAGTAGGAATACGTTTCCTCATTCTGCAGGTATTGCATCTTCTGCATCTGCAATGAGCGCATTGGCTTTATGCCTCTGTAGTTTGGAAAATATTTTATTCGATTTGCATCAAAACGAATGTGACTTTAAGACAAGGTCATCTTTTTTGGCAAGGATGGGAAGTGGGTCAGCTTGCAGATCCATTTACCCCAAAGCCTCGCTCTGGGGATCTGTACCTTCGATCCCTTTCTCTTCCGATTCCTATGGAATAGATTGGTCAGGTGAACTAGCTCCTTCTTTTCAGACGGTCAACGACTGGATTTTCATTGTAAGCGCAGAAGTAAAATCTGTTTCATCATCTCATGGACACCAACTCATGGAACGGCATGTATATCGGTCAAACAGAATAATACAGGCCAATGAAAATCTGATCCGTTTGGTTAAATCGCTCAAAGAGGGAGATTGGACGAGTTTTATCGAAATTTGTGAAGAGGAAGCACTCAGTTTGCATGGATTGATGATGAGTTCCCGCCCCTCTTATTTATTGCTGCAACCTGAGTCCATTAGAATGATTCAATCCATCCGTCAATTCAGAAACGATTCAAAGATTCCGCTTGCATTCACCATCGATGCTGGTCCTAATATTCACCTCTTGTTTGATCCAGTTTATGAAAGTCAAGTAATTGAATTTATAGAACGCGAGTGGCCAGCTTATATAAACAATGATCTAATCCTTAAAGACAAAATGGGTGGTGGCCCGATAAAGATGAAATAG